Proteins from a genomic interval of Equus quagga isolate Etosha38 chromosome 13, UCLA_HA_Equagga_1.0, whole genome shotgun sequence:
- the LOC124249940 gene encoding uncharacterized protein LOC124249940, protein MLRRQSQKRQDPAVAQAAPASGSVGERALGWAEGTSPLRLASWEAPQRHGQWKRVSSEDALLQETFCWARSFQVLGLSLRPELPGVRDSRRGGCSAHGRRLSRIPGRYCSSQQHILPTKADTTEIDRQLTTHVPHSPRLPHLSPGSRQGWRQAEDVGRLPKILGGDKVPEQISFSSPPPPTPSPSLATQGLTAPTEITAKAVPAWPQPEGLSKHSSDCPSSAQGSRPRPHGGYKCPPKVTPACSPASLASNPTTHTCPFSQSLNTPPFSHPRAFAHASPLPGSLLTYLHLLNPSFLGEACPDCPLPHSMSQTLRARPSCPLTTPPSTVLSHLHNDLGESASPQDWELLKVWPGPRCVPSPTQHRPGPEPSLIQGGGG, encoded by the exons ATGCTCAGGAGACAAAGTCAAAAGCGACAGGACCCCGCTGTTGCACAGGCAGCACCTGCCAGTGGGAGTGTGGGAGAAAGGGCGCTGGGGTGGGCGGAAGGCACCAGCCCCCTCAGGCTGGCGTCGTGGGAGGCACCTCAGCGACACGGACAGTGGAAACGCGTGTCCTCGGAGGACGCTCTCCTGCAGGAAACCTTCTGCTGGGCGCGGAGCTTCCAAGTGCTGGGCCTCAGCCTCAGACCCGAGCTACCTGGGGTGCGTGATTCTCGTCGTGGAGGCTGCTCTGCACACGGGAGGAGGCTTAGCCGCATCCCTGGTCGCTACTGCTCAAGCCAACAGCACATCCTCCCCACCAAG GCTGACACGACCGAGATCGACAGGCAGCTCACAACCCATGT GCCACACTCCCCCCGGCTACCCCATCTGTCTCctgggagcaggcagggctggaggcaggCTGAAGATGTGGGCAGGCTGCCAAAGATCCTGGGAGGCGACAAAGTACCAGAGCAGATCTCCTTCTCTTCCCCGCCGCCCCCCACACCTTCCCCCTCCCTTGCCACGCAGGGCCTGACAGCCCCCACAGAAATCACGGCAAAGGCCGTGCCTGCCTGGCCACAGCCAGAGGGACTGTCCAAACACAGCTCTGACTGTCCCTCCTCGGCTCAGGGATCACGGCCAAGGCCTCATGGAGGCTACAAGTGTCCACCTAAGGTGACCCCTGCCTGTTCTCCAGCCTCATTGGCCAGCaaccccaccacacacacttgCCCCTTCTCTCAGTCCCTCAAcactcctcctttctctcaccccagggcctttgcacatgccagtcccctgcctggctccctgctcACCTATCTTCACCTGCTaaatccttccttccttggggaagcctGCCCTGACTGTCCCCTGCCCCACAGCATGTCACAGACCCTCAGAGCTCGGCCCTCCTGTCCTCTCACAACACCCCCCTCTACTGTGCTCAGTCACCTGCACAATGACCTGGGTGAGAGTGCCTCCCCACAGGACTGGGAGCTGCTCAAAGTCTGGCCTGGTCCTCgctgtgtccccagccccacccagcacaGGCCAGGCCCAGAGCCTTCACTAATTCAGGGTGGGGGTGGCTAA